In Corynebacterium guangdongense, one DNA window encodes the following:
- a CDS encoding LuxR C-terminal-related transcriptional regulator yields MIRVLLADDHEIVRLGLRAVLEEAEDIMVVGEVATADAAISAAQAGGIDVILMDLRFGAGVEGTKVTTGAAATAAIKNSMENPPKVLVVTNYDTDADILGAIEAGAVGYLLKDAPPQELLAAVRSTAEGDSALSPMVADRLMTRVRSPRMSLTPRELEVLQLVAGGSSNREIGQELMLSEATVKSHLVHIYDKLGVRSRTSAVAAAREQGVL; encoded by the coding sequence ATGATTCGAGTGCTGCTCGCCGACGACCACGAGATCGTCCGCCTCGGCCTGCGTGCCGTGCTGGAGGAGGCCGAGGACATCATGGTCGTCGGTGAAGTTGCAACGGCTGACGCGGCCATCTCGGCCGCCCAGGCCGGTGGAATCGACGTCATTCTCATGGACCTGCGCTTCGGCGCCGGCGTCGAGGGCACCAAGGTGACCACCGGCGCCGCCGCCACCGCCGCCATCAAGAATTCGATGGAGAACCCGCCGAAGGTCCTCGTGGTCACCAACTACGACACCGACGCCGACATCCTCGGCGCGATCGAGGCCGGCGCGGTCGGCTACCTGCTCAAGGACGCTCCGCCGCAGGAGCTGCTGGCGGCCGTGCGTTCCACCGCCGAGGGCGACTCGGCGCTCTCCCCGATGGTGGCGGACCGTCTCATGACCCGCGTCCGCAGCCCCCGCATGTCGCTGACTCCGCGTGAGCTGGAGGTCCTGCAGCTGGTGGCGGGCGGCTCGTCGAACCGCGAGATCGGCCAGGAGCTCATGCTCTCCGAGGCGACGGTGAAATCCCACCTCGTCCACATCTACGACAAGCTCGGCGTCCGTTCGCGCACCTCGGCGGTCGCGGCCGCCCGCGAGCAGGGCGTGCTCTAG